A stretch of the Lolium perenne isolate Kyuss_39 chromosome 3, Kyuss_2.0, whole genome shotgun sequence genome encodes the following:
- the LOC127339535 gene encoding uncharacterized protein produces the protein MTINDGLDSNWEYHQNNVAVGAMFPSKRHMQDAIIKWAMASQRQLRTTVLSGKYLMMECVDINCPGRVHGYVPKYDITWRVSDFVPHSCELASIRNDHCNMSSNLIARLLYTEIVEGQAMRVNAIQKNVKKHHFYTISYGKAWRAKQRAMEMRFGSFRDAYDAVVRLLQTLEVRNPDTYVNIQNLFLPESPSYRVLHRVYFSFDVCIESFRHCRPVLYIDGTFLIGQYKGQILTAIGMDGNNQIVTLAFAFVESENTESWLWFFKQLKISIVKDKPNVCILHDRHAGILKAIKTLKEPRQETSWIDIESRWCMRHLGGNFYTQFRNKNLMNVFKRLCIQN, from the coding sequence ATGACAATCAACGATGGCCTTGATTCTAACTGGGAGTATCACCAGAATAATGTCGCCGTTGGGGCCATGTTTCCATCGAAGCGACATATGCAGGATGCAATAATTAAGTGGGCAATGGCGAGCCAGAGGCAGCTGAGAACAACCGTGTTATCTGGAAAATACCTAATGATGGAATGTGTGGACATCAATTGTCCCGGAAGGGTGCATGGGTATGTTCCTAAGTATGACATAACATGGCGTGTGAGCGACTTTGTGCCTCACAGTTGTGAGCTTGCAAGTATCCGCAATGATCATTGCAACATGTCGTCTAATCTCATAGCTCGGTTGCTGTACACTGAAATAGTGGAAGGGCAAGCCATGAGAGTAAACGCCATACAGAAGAATGTTAAGAAGCATCATTTTTACACCATTTCTTATGGCAAGGCTTGGAGGGCTAAGCAGAGGGCGATGGAGATGAGGTTTGGTTCGTTTCGAGACGCATACGACGCTGTTGTTCGTTTGCTGCAGACGCTGGAGGTGAGGAATCCAGACACATATGTGAACATCCAGAACTTGTTTTTGCCGGAGTCCCCATCTTACAGGGTTCTGCATAGAGTCTATTTCTCGTTCGATGTATGCATCGAATCATTCAGACACTGTCGACCCGTGTTATATATCGACGGCACGTTTCTGATCGGTCAGTACAAGGGTCAAATCTTGACCGCCATTGGAATGGACGGAAATAATCAAATCGTGACACTCGCTTTTGCTTTCGTGGAGAGTGAGAACACCGAAAGCTGGTTATGGTTCTTCAAGCAGTTGAAGATTTCAATTGTAAAGGACAAGCCGAATGTTTGTATCCTTCATGACAGGCATGCAGGTATACTGAAAGCTATTAAGACACTAAAAGAGCCTAGGCAAGAAACGTCATGGATTGACATTGAGAGCCGTTGGTGCATGCGCCACCTGGGGGGCAATTTCTACACACAATTCAGGAACAAGAACCTTATGAATGTCTTCAAGAGGCTGTGCATCCAGAACTAG
- the LOC127342120 gene encoding uncharacterized protein, giving the protein MGAFLPLLLLAVAANAGLLATPSQALTQDGLHLLDAKRALTAPDGALADWSPTSATPCAWTGVTCDAAGAVTALSLANANLAGPFPPSLCRIPRLASLDLSANYLGPEVAVAGCNALTHLDLSVNSFVGPLPAALAALPELLYLSLEGNNFSGPIPPSFSTFPKLQSLSLVNNLLGGQVPAFLASVATLRELNLSYNPFSPGPLPPSLGGLAALRVLWLAGCNLVGPIPPSLGRLRNLTDLDLSTNSLTGPIPPALTALTSIIQIELYNNSLSGAIPSGFGKLADLRSMDLAMNRLSGAIPADLFEAPKLETLHLYSNALTGPVPDSAAKAASLVELRLFANRLNGTLPADLGRATPLVCLDVSDNAISGEIPRGICDRGELEELLMLNNALTGRIPDGLGRCHRLRRVRLSNNSLDGDVPGAVWGLPHVALLELNDNRLTGGISPVIAGAANLSNLVVSNNRLTGRIPSEIGSVAKLYEFSADGNMLSGPLPSSLGGLAELGRLVLHNNSLSGQLLRGIHSWKKLSELNLADNGFTGAIPPELGDLPVLNYLDLSGNRLTGQVPVELENLKLNQFNVSNNQLSGQLPPQYATEAYRSSFLGNPGLCGDIAGLCSGSQGRTGNRSGFVWMMRSIFIFAAVVLVLGVAWFYWRYRSFKKAKLSAERSKWTLTSFHKVSFSEHDILDCLDEDNVIGSGASGKVYKAVLGNGEVVAVKKLWGVAPKKKDDAENNGDHEGSAAAAADSSFDAEVRTLSKIRHKNIVKLLCCCTHDDSKLLVYEYMPNGSLGDVLHSSKAGLLDWSTRYKIALDAAEGLSYLHQDCVPAIVHRDVKSNNILLDAEFSACVADFGVAKVVETAGRVPKSMSVIAGSCGYIAPEYAYTLRVNEKSDIYSFGVVLLELVTGKPPVDPEFGEKDLVKWVCSTIDQKGVDHVLDSRLDMAFKDEIGRVLNIGLICASSLPINRPAMRRVVKMLQEVRAEARPKLEPYYYDDTSDQGSSV; this is encoded by the exons atggGCGCCTTCCTCCCCCTCCTGCTGCTCGCCGTCGCGGCCAATGCCGGCCTGCTGGCCACGCCGTCGCAAGCCCTGACCCAGGACGGCCTCCACCTGCTCGACGCCAAGCGCGCGCTCACCGCGCCCGACGGCGCGCTCGCGGACTGGAGCCCCACCTCCGCCACGCCCTGCGCCTGGACGGGCGTCACCTGCGACGCCGCCGGCGCCGTCACCGCGCTCTCCCTCGCCAACGCCAACCTCGCCGGCCCGTTCCCGCCCTCGCTCTGCCGCATCCCGCGCCTCGCGTCCCTCGACCTCAGCGCCAACTACCTCGGCCCGGAGGTCGCCGTCGCCGGGTGCAACGCGCTAACACACCTCGACCTCTCCGTCAACTCCTTCGTCGGCCCGCTCCCCGCCGCGCTGGCCGCCCTCCCGGAGCTCCTCTACCTCAGCCTCGAGGGCAACAACTTCTCCGGGCCCATCCCGCCGTCCTTCAGCACATTCCCGAAGCTCCAGTCCCTCTCGCTCGTCAACAACCTGCTCGGCGGCCAGGTGCCCGCCTTCCTCGCCTCGGTCGCCACGCTCCGGGAGCTCAACCTCTCCTACAACCCCTTCTCACCCGGCCCGCTCCCTCCCTCTCTCGGCGGCCTCGCCGCGCTGCGCGTGCTCTGGCTCGCCGGCTGCAACCTCGTCGGCCCCATCCCGCCGTCCCTCGGCCGGCTCCGCAACCTCACCGACCTCGACCTCTCCACCAACTCCCTCACCGGGCCCATACCACCTGCCCTCACCGCCCTGACAAGCATCATCCAGATCGAGCTCTACAACAACTCGCTCTCCGGCGCAATCCCTTCCGGCTTCGGCAAGCTCGCGGACCTCCGGAGCATGGACCTCGCGATGAACCGCCTCTCCGGCGCCATCCCGGCCGACCTCTTCGAGGCCCCCAAGCTCGAGACCCTGCACCTGTACTCCAACGCGCTCACCGGCCCAGTCCCAGACTCCGCAGCCAAGGCCGCCTCCCTCGTCGAGCTGCGGCTGTTCGCGAACCGGCTCAACGGCACCCTCCCCGCCGACCTCGGCAGGGCCACGCCGCTGGTGTGCCTGGACGTGTCCGACAACGCCATCTCCGGCGAGATCCCACGGGGCATATGCGACCGCGGCGAGCTGGAGGAGCTGCTCATGCTCAACAACGCGCTCACCGGCCGCATCCCGGACGGGCTCGGCCGCTGCCACAGGCTGCGGCGGGTGCGGCTGTCCAACAACAGCCTCGACGGCGACGTGCCCGGGGCCGTCTGGGGCCTGCCGCACGTCGCGCTGCTCGAGCTCAACGACAACCGGCTCACCGGGGGGATTTCCCCGGTCATCGCCGGCGCCGCCAACCTGTCCAACCTCGTCGTCTCCAACAACCGGCTCACCGGCCGCATCCCCTCGGAGATTGGGTCCGTTGCCAAGCTGTACGAGTTCTCGGCGGACGGTAACATGCTCTCCGGCCCGCTCCCTTCCTCTCTCGGCGGCCTTGCGGAGCTCGGCCGCCTCGTGCTCCACAACAACTCGCTGTCTGGCCAGCTGCTCCGGGGAATCCATTCGTGGAAGAAGCTTAGCGAGCTCAACCTTGCCGACAATGGCTTCACCGGAGCCATACCGCCGGAGCTAGGTGATCTGCCGGTGCTCAACTACCTTGATCTCTCCGGCAACCGTCTTACGGGCCAAGTGCCTGTTGAACTAGAGAACCTGAAGCTGAACCAGTTCAATGTCTCCAACAACCAGCTCAGCGGCCAGCTCCCGCCGCAGTACGCAACCGAGGCGTACCGGAGCAGCTTCCTGGGCAATCCGGGGCTGTGCGGGGACATCGCTGGTCTGTGTTCGGGTTCGCAAGGAAGGACAGGGAACCGCTCCGGCTTCGTCTGGATGATGCGCTCGATATTCATATTCGCGGCCGTTGTTCTGGTTCTCGGTGTCGCGTGGTTCTACTGGCGGTACCGGAGCTTCAAGAAGGCGAAGCTGAGCGCCGAGCGCTCGAAATGGACGCTGACATCGTTCCACAAGGTGTCGTTCAGCGAGCACGACATCCTGGACTGCCTTGACGAGGACAACGTGATCGGCAGCGGCGCGTCCGGGAAGGTGTACAAGGCAGTGCTCGGCAACGGCGAGGTGGTCGCCGTCAAGAAGCTGTGGGGCgtggcgccgaagaagaaggacgaTGCCGAGAACAACGGCGACCATGAGGGCTCCGCGGCGGCAGCGGCCGACAGCAGCTTCGACGCGGAGGTGAGGACGCTCAGCAAGATCCGGCACAAGAACATCGTGAAGCTGCTGTGTTGCTGCACGCACGACGACTCCAAGCTGCTGGTGTACGAGTACATGCCCAACGGCAGCCTCGGCGACGTGCTGCACAGCAGCAAGGCCGGGTTGCTGGACTGGTCCACGCGGTACAAGATCGCGCTGGACGCGGCGGAGGGGCTGTCGTACCTGCACCAGGATTGCGTCCCGGCGATCGTGCACAGGGACGTCAAGTCCAACAACATCCTCCTGGATGCCGAGTTCAGCGCCTGCGTCGCGGATTTCGGGGTCGCCAAGGTGGTGGAGACGGCTGGCCGCGTGCCCAAGTCCATGTCGGTGATCGCCGGCTCCTGTGGCTACATTGCTCCTG AGTATGCATACACGCTTCGTGTCAACGAGAAGAGCGACATATACAGCTTCGGCGTGGTTCTCCTGGAGCTGGTGACCGGGAAACCGCCGGTTGACCCGGAGTTCGGCGAGAAGGACCTGGTGAAGTGGGTGTGCAGCACAATTGACCAGAAAGGGGTAGATCATGTCCTTGACAGCAGGCTGGACATGGCCTTCAAGGACGAGATCGGCAGGGTCCTGAACATTGGGCTCATCTGCGCGAGCTCCCTGCCGATCAACCGCCCCGCAATGCGGAGGGTGGTGAAGATGCTGCAGGAGGTGCGTGCCGAGGCGAGGCCCAAGCTGGAGCCCTACTACTACGACGACACCTCCGACCAAGGGAGCAGCGTCTAA